A single Actinomadura algeriensis DNA region contains:
- a CDS encoding DUF3320 domain-containing protein, which yields MSDRWDWGIPADRSGRENIEDSFQSRVADGKPDESASGAAEKDAPVDPRFGPVLKSWRDSLVDLSGRNRLLNFRHTAAATLEITCPEAGELLAGLSSGWSFAEIPENGVREGDRSWADDDTVVTQKTTPKALESTLRKLYRDSHQVFTDTGLWVLQLGVGFLRWRDDGSEKFFDAPLLLFPAELERLAPGRFRLVAAEEEDPVANPALAVKMDDLGVPWPDLDGLDPYPAIEAVRSAVGGRPGWEVTDRVVLACFRSHKEAMYRDLLDNQDRIARHPVVQAIGLGPAADLPEDLLEFTPLDLEQIDELQPPEEAPLVLDADSSQRQCVAAALDGRTFVMDGPPGTGKSQTIANMIATLMHAGRSVLFVSAKAAALDVVRNRLEQQGLGAYVLPLHSHNTTRKAFAKTLGDALVEMPRAVGRTTEEERIRLLYLREELSSYAEAMNELRQPLNRSVHQVVGRLGQLVDAPLIPLVTDFRELSGYDLQEIVAAAQSLSRAWRPVANRDDFVWRDLEEDIWPHTILTRVIEAADALVPALERHEALAGPLGLDDLGDAERLISLLDATGGRPAVPPHWLTQPDLGGVVRRVAEFGETVRRLRRCMGHAVEACGHGWDELPHALTKQPVDLAVEGLDISALAAGQIRDLAAAFQATATILTADPDDRPQPVPATAWTLAAAIDPALWHGVTATDAPLPRFAEVVSASRALAAALDRHSALTSAMGWDDLADARRLVELAVHTADRPEVPVSWLTCPDLERLRARTTAFTVRADYLRAAFRQAVEVAGPHWNTLPTTVSETVPDAEAALGRLTAEGVDPASLTARQALELADDFDRTASLFGRAQSLVADAALVYGLPEPTDLAGVMVLCELAEIARREFRSPPHWMAPQARPAVRAIADELDYCVSELREARATASDLFKEEEVLGASDLPVIFQRLRQRNSMEKLLSGEHRNDKRRLAALTVSGTWDKQVHERLGQAVAWQEAYRKYWYAAQRAASLLGPYWNGENTDTSLVRELLAVAERASQLGERARDHGALLRQISSDGEPNLPVAGALRALREDLRAWKADLAPAPSPRGRPRMEFMPLAEIAAWYRQHVPVLRDAAAVAEAVDALLPDAPALTVSEARERVRVIQWAREQEADFRSRSRGHEELLGGLYNGAATDSQSIARALKWTEEVRRDHTFDGGRARALLAERPDPHLVTCLDLWSDALTAFTALYPPSRREAVAARVGGSLAVLRELASRYTDMATALLRTAEAVEAVDVVSERSEPFTVTEAQFVLDHAGEARDVRDALESAAVYDAELLGELYRGEDTDLDAVEAALAWVRRIRELVPDIPAEAVDGLLNAQPDPELNRRHRLWTNAVEELVGLFTEARWEELRATLTGPSAGMLGLIGQMRDDHGGPEEWWDFSRARSKLELHGLTDIVPRAQAQQITAEEFPACVERSVLQAWLDRLLREDARLKTTRAMERDGLVQEFRKLDRDVVRHTNAQVIDACNNRRPHPSRGQAAIIRREAEKRSRHKPVRTLLQEASETIRRLKPCFMMSPLTVSQFLPPDYEFDVVIFDEASQVLPGDAVNCVYRGRALIVAGDQNQLPPTNFFSRAEDVEDAYDEETPEAFESLLDACKASGRIPSLSLRWHYRSHHEDLIGFSNRSFYDGELITFPGAHQDGDNVGVALFKVNGIYDRGRSRTNIAEARAVAERVRHHFEARPDMSLGVVALSDAQAGAVEDAVEEMRRLNPHLDRWFTEDRLDGFFVKNLETVQGDERDVMILSIGYARDHSGRLSMNFGPLNSADGWRRLNVAVTRARNRVEVVSSITASDIDEGDNVSRGYMKRYLEFAEKGASALGPLPSDRRAEELTAFEETVLETLKGWGYEPEPQVGIGSYRIDVGLRHPDAPDRFLLAVECDGPMYGSTAVARDRDRLRGEVLTRLGWHTYRIWCGDWYRDRDGAEHRLREAIRMAAAAENKPVPRPAPLPAGTQEREGGNVTTIRVDENELGRSWAAPYVEANPSAPGWAAEPHTPEARPQLMKTIMEVVGRESPVHVDVLFARVRDAWWIGRLGRQIKENLWETLRIMEQKRSIALLDDFVFLNPNPDVVPFRPVIVQPRYPGLADVRKVAHVARLERQSAALKIVEESPGMSRDVLISEVARFFGWRRTGTDITAALSDDLARLAKDGRIEGFPDRIVPSEGSCS from the coding sequence ATGAGTGATCGCTGGGACTGGGGTATCCCTGCAGACAGGTCCGGGCGGGAGAACATCGAGGACTCCTTCCAGAGCCGGGTCGCCGACGGGAAGCCTGACGAGAGCGCGTCCGGTGCGGCGGAGAAGGACGCACCTGTCGATCCGCGTTTCGGGCCTGTTCTCAAGAGCTGGCGAGATTCGCTCGTCGACCTCAGCGGCAGGAACCGCCTGCTGAACTTCAGGCACACCGCGGCAGCGACGCTCGAGATCACCTGTCCTGAAGCGGGCGAGCTGCTGGCCGGGTTGTCGTCGGGCTGGTCGTTCGCGGAGATTCCCGAGAACGGTGTCCGGGAGGGGGACCGGAGTTGGGCGGACGACGACACGGTCGTCACGCAGAAGACCACGCCGAAGGCCCTGGAGTCGACGCTCCGCAAGCTGTACCGCGACTCCCACCAGGTGTTCACCGACACCGGTCTGTGGGTGCTCCAGCTCGGGGTCGGTTTCCTTCGCTGGCGAGATGACGGCAGCGAGAAGTTCTTCGACGCACCGCTGCTGCTGTTTCCGGCCGAGCTCGAACGGCTCGCACCCGGACGGTTCCGGCTGGTCGCCGCCGAAGAGGAGGACCCGGTCGCCAATCCTGCCTTGGCCGTGAAGATGGACGACCTCGGTGTCCCCTGGCCGGACCTTGACGGGTTGGACCCGTACCCAGCAATAGAGGCCGTGAGGAGCGCGGTGGGCGGCCGCCCCGGCTGGGAGGTTACCGACCGTGTCGTCCTGGCGTGCTTCCGTTCCCACAAGGAAGCGATGTACCGGGACCTGCTCGACAACCAGGACCGGATCGCGCGGCACCCGGTCGTCCAGGCGATCGGGCTGGGCCCGGCAGCCGACCTGCCGGAGGATCTGCTCGAGTTCACCCCTCTCGACCTGGAGCAGATCGACGAGCTCCAGCCTCCGGAGGAGGCACCGCTCGTCCTCGACGCCGACTCCTCGCAGCGCCAGTGCGTGGCCGCCGCGCTCGACGGACGCACCTTCGTCATGGACGGTCCGCCCGGCACGGGAAAGAGCCAGACGATCGCCAACATGATCGCGACGTTGATGCACGCGGGTCGCAGCGTCCTGTTCGTCAGCGCGAAGGCGGCCGCGCTGGACGTCGTACGCAACCGTCTCGAACAGCAGGGGCTGGGCGCGTATGTCCTTCCTCTGCACAGCCACAACACCACCCGCAAGGCGTTCGCTAAGACCCTCGGTGACGCGCTCGTCGAGATGCCGCGTGCCGTAGGCCGCACGACCGAGGAGGAGCGGATCCGGCTGCTCTACCTCCGTGAGGAGCTGAGCAGCTACGCGGAGGCGATGAACGAGCTCCGTCAGCCGCTCAACCGGAGCGTGCACCAAGTGGTCGGACGGCTGGGTCAGCTGGTGGACGCTCCACTGATTCCGCTGGTCACCGACTTCCGCGAGCTGAGCGGGTACGACCTGCAGGAGATCGTCGCGGCCGCGCAGTCGTTGTCGCGTGCCTGGCGTCCGGTCGCGAACCGGGACGACTTCGTCTGGCGGGATCTGGAAGAGGACATCTGGCCGCACACGATCCTCACGCGTGTCATCGAGGCGGCGGACGCGCTGGTTCCCGCGCTGGAACGGCACGAGGCGCTGGCCGGACCGCTCGGGCTGGACGATCTCGGTGACGCCGAACGTCTGATCTCGCTGCTGGACGCGACGGGCGGACGCCCCGCCGTCCCGCCTCACTGGCTCACGCAGCCGGACCTCGGAGGGGTTGTCCGCCGGGTCGCCGAATTCGGTGAGACCGTCCGGAGGCTGCGCCGGTGCATGGGGCACGCGGTCGAAGCCTGTGGTCACGGTTGGGACGAGCTCCCGCACGCTCTCACGAAGCAGCCCGTGGACCTGGCCGTCGAGGGCCTGGACATCTCCGCACTGGCCGCAGGGCAGATCCGTGATCTGGCCGCCGCGTTCCAGGCGACGGCGACCATCCTGACCGCCGACCCCGACGACCGTCCGCAGCCGGTGCCCGCGACGGCATGGACGCTGGCCGCAGCGATCGATCCCGCCCTGTGGCACGGCGTCACGGCGACCGACGCCCCCCTGCCCAGGTTCGCCGAGGTCGTCTCGGCCTCACGTGCACTCGCGGCCGCGTTGGACCGGCACTCCGCGCTCACCAGCGCCATGGGCTGGGACGACCTGGCCGACGCCCGCCGGCTCGTGGAACTGGCGGTGCACACGGCCGACCGCCCGGAAGTTCCCGTGAGCTGGCTGACCTGTCCCGACCTGGAGCGGCTCCGGGCCCGTACGACGGCTTTCACCGTGCGCGCCGACTACCTCCGTGCCGCCTTCCGCCAAGCGGTCGAGGTTGCCGGGCCGCACTGGAACACCCTGCCAACAACGGTGTCGGAGACCGTCCCGGACGCCGAGGCCGCACTGGGCCGCCTCACCGCGGAGGGCGTCGACCCTGCGTCGCTGACCGCTCGTCAGGCGCTGGAACTGGCCGATGACTTCGACCGGACCGCGTCGTTGTTCGGCCGCGCGCAGTCGCTGGTGGCCGACGCGGCCCTCGTCTACGGGCTCCCGGAGCCCACCGATCTCGCAGGTGTCATGGTCCTGTGTGAGCTCGCGGAGATCGCCAGGCGGGAGTTCAGGTCGCCGCCCCACTGGATGGCCCCGCAGGCACGTCCGGCCGTACGCGCGATCGCGGACGAACTCGACTACTGCGTGAGCGAGCTGCGGGAGGCCCGTGCCACGGCGAGCGATCTCTTCAAGGAGGAGGAGGTGCTCGGCGCCTCGGACCTCCCGGTCATCTTCCAGCGTCTTCGGCAGCGGAACTCGATGGAGAAGCTGCTGTCCGGCGAACATCGGAACGACAAGCGCCGTCTTGCGGCGCTCACGGTGAGCGGAACCTGGGACAAGCAGGTTCACGAACGTCTCGGCCAGGCCGTCGCCTGGCAGGAGGCATACCGAAAGTACTGGTACGCCGCACAGCGGGCAGCCTCGCTGCTCGGGCCGTACTGGAACGGCGAGAACACCGACACCAGCCTGGTCCGCGAGCTCTTGGCGGTCGCCGAACGCGCGTCCCAGCTGGGCGAACGCGCACGCGACCACGGCGCTCTCCTCCGCCAGATCTCTTCCGACGGCGAACCGAACCTTCCTGTCGCCGGAGCGCTGCGGGCATTGCGGGAGGACCTGAGGGCGTGGAAGGCCGATCTGGCGCCTGCGCCCTCACCGCGTGGCCGACCGCGGATGGAGTTCATGCCGCTCGCCGAGATCGCCGCATGGTACCGGCAGCACGTTCCCGTGCTACGAGATGCCGCCGCCGTGGCCGAGGCGGTTGACGCCCTGCTTCCCGATGCTCCGGCACTCACCGTCTCCGAGGCGCGTGAGCGCGTACGTGTCATCCAGTGGGCGCGCGAGCAGGAGGCCGACTTCCGCTCCCGGTCGCGAGGGCACGAGGAACTGCTGGGCGGTCTCTACAACGGGGCCGCGACGGACTCGCAGTCGATCGCCCGCGCACTGAAGTGGACCGAGGAAGTACGCCGCGACCACACCTTCGACGGCGGGAGGGCACGGGCCCTGCTCGCCGAACGTCCGGATCCTCATCTGGTCACCTGCCTCGACCTGTGGTCGGACGCCTTGACCGCCTTCACGGCGCTGTACCCGCCGTCGCGTCGCGAAGCGGTCGCTGCACGGGTCGGCGGCTCCCTCGCAGTATTGCGAGAGCTGGCGAGCCGGTACACCGATATGGCGACCGCGCTCCTGAGGACCGCTGAGGCGGTCGAAGCCGTCGACGTGGTCAGCGAACGTTCCGAACCGTTCACGGTCACCGAAGCCCAGTTCGTGCTGGACCATGCAGGTGAAGCACGTGACGTCCGTGACGCGCTCGAGAGCGCTGCCGTCTACGACGCCGAGCTACTGGGAGAGCTCTACCGCGGCGAGGACACAGATCTGGACGCGGTTGAGGCAGCACTGGCCTGGGTCCGCCGCATCCGGGAACTGGTCCCTGACATCCCGGCGGAGGCAGTGGACGGGCTTCTCAACGCCCAACCCGATCCCGAGCTGAATCGGCGGCACCGCCTGTGGACGAATGCGGTGGAAGAACTGGTGGGCCTGTTCACCGAAGCCCGCTGGGAGGAGCTGCGAGCCACTCTCACCGGCCCCAGTGCCGGAATGCTCGGACTGATCGGCCAGATGCGGGACGACCACGGCGGCCCGGAAGAGTGGTGGGACTTCTCCCGAGCACGGTCCAAACTGGAACTGCATGGCCTGACCGACATCGTCCCGCGGGCACAGGCACAGCAGATCACCGCGGAGGAGTTTCCCGCATGCGTGGAACGGTCGGTGCTGCAGGCGTGGCTCGACCGACTCCTCAGGGAGGACGCCAGGCTGAAGACCACCCGCGCCATGGAGCGCGACGGCCTCGTCCAGGAGTTCCGCAAGCTGGACCGCGACGTCGTGCGGCACACCAACGCGCAGGTGATCGACGCCTGCAACAACCGCCGGCCGCATCCGTCCCGCGGGCAGGCCGCGATCATCCGCCGTGAGGCGGAGAAGAGAAGCCGGCACAAGCCCGTCCGAACGCTGCTGCAGGAAGCCTCGGAGACGATCCGCCGACTCAAGCCGTGTTTCATGATGAGCCCATTGACTGTGAGCCAGTTCCTGCCTCCGGACTACGAGTTCGACGTGGTCATCTTCGACGAGGCCTCCCAGGTCCTCCCGGGGGATGCGGTCAACTGCGTGTACCGGGGACGCGCACTGATCGTGGCAGGTGACCAGAACCAGCTCCCGCCGACCAACTTCTTCTCCCGGGCCGAAGACGTGGAGGACGCCTACGACGAGGAGACGCCCGAGGCCTTCGAGTCCCTTCTCGACGCGTGCAAGGCCAGCGGCCGTATTCCAAGCCTGTCGCTACGGTGGCACTACCGGAGCCACCACGAGGACCTGATCGGGTTCAGCAACCGGTCCTTCTACGACGGCGAGCTCATCACCTTCCCCGGCGCCCACCAGGACGGCGACAACGTCGGGGTGGCCCTCTTCAAGGTCAACGGCATCTATGACCGCGGCCGCAGCCGGACGAACATCGCGGAGGCCCGTGCGGTCGCCGAGCGCGTTCGTCACCACTTCGAGGCCCGCCCGGACATGAGCCTCGGCGTGGTCGCGTTGTCGGACGCGCAGGCCGGCGCCGTCGAGGACGCCGTGGAGGAGATGCGTCGCCTGAACCCGCACCTCGACCGGTGGTTCACCGAGGACCGGCTCGACGGCTTCTTCGTCAAGAACCTCGAGACCGTCCAAGGCGACGAACGCGACGTGATGATCCTGTCCATCGGGTACGCGCGCGACCACAGCGGACGGCTGTCGATGAACTTCGGGCCGCTCAACAGCGCGGACGGGTGGCGGCGCCTCAACGTCGCTGTCACGCGTGCGCGCAACCGGGTCGAGGTCGTCTCCTCCATCACGGCTTCCGACATCGACGAGGGCGACAACGTCAGCCGCGGCTACATGAAGCGTTATCTGGAGTTCGCCGAGAAGGGCGCATCGGCCCTGGGTCCTCTGCCCTCCGACCGGAGGGCAGAAGAACTCACCGCCTTCGAGGAAACCGTGCTGGAAACGTTGAAGGGATGGGGATACGAACCTGAACCACAGGTTGGTATCGGCAGCTACAGGATCGACGTGGGCCTGCGTCATCCCGACGCACCCGACCGCTTCCTCCTGGCAGTCGAATGCGACGGGCCCATGTACGGCTCGACTGCAGTCGCACGGGACAGGGACCGTCTCCGTGGCGAGGTCCTCACCAGGCTGGGATGGCACACGTACCGCATCTGGTGCGGGGACTGGTACCGGGACCGTGACGGCGCCGAGCACCGGCTCCGCGAGGCCATCCGCATGGCGGCAGCCGCCGAGAACAAGCCTGTTCCTCGTCCGGCGCCCCTCCCCGCCGGGACCCAGGAACGGGAAGGCGGCAACGTCACCACCATTCGGGTCGACGAGAACGAACTGGGCCGGAGTTGGGCAGCGCCCTACGTCGAGGCCAACCCAAGCGCTCCCGGATGGGCTGCAGAGCCTCACACACCGGAAGCTCGGCCCCAGCTGATGAAGACGATCATGGAAGTGGTGGGGCGGGAATCCCCCGTCCACGTGGACGTGCTCTTCGCCCGCGTCCGCGACGCATGGTGGATAGGTCGCCTGGGCAGGCAGATCAAGGAGAACCTCTGGGAAACACTCCGGATCATGGAGCAGAAACGCTCCATCGCTCTCCTGGACGACTTCGTCTTCCTGAATCCCAACCCCGACGTAGTTCCCTTCCGCCCTGTCATCGTGCAACCGCGTTATCCCGGTCTGGCCGACGTGCGGAAGGTGGCGCACGTCGCCCGGCTGGAGCGGCAGAGCGCCGCGCTGAAGATCGTGGAGGAGTCTCCCGGAATGAGCCGGGACGTCCTCATCTCCGAGGTCGCCCGCTTCTTCGGCTGGCGGCGTACGGGCACCGACATCACCGCGGCCCTGTCGGACGACCTGGCCCGGTTGGCCAAGGACGGACGGATCGAGGGCTTTCCCGACCGGATCGTTCCGAGCGAAGGATCTTGTTCATGA
- a CDS encoding ATP-binding protein, producing the protein MTTGGVRLGSGVDARRAQVLLDDLRNHLEDGERVVLVVRAERLRLSLSQLAVTNRRILGLAAGRLRRGGPVRQAELSRVVEADIRKVGFASPNTLIARLDDGSEVDFGDISPADQNDLVLSTLQEQRRALPPPPAPAATSPEPPTAGTPVAPGRPVAPQTLPHAVQPAPTRKPAGWGDDIPTSSKVKLPPDPEALQSLGRNHSLATALADLVDNSVDAGASQVVIRFVRRLGALRTLCVADNGRGITPDMIDTAMTIGGRREYGPRDLGHFGLGLKAASLSQARRLTVLSRAQGHAPVGRSWTPDDGRNGFLVDVVPEEFAERELASEPGPSSSGHGTIVRWDHVTGFPATSDPRRVEEFLSTAVSEVARHLGLVFHRLLEAGRIDIQIEVADVGDDAPAARFEVNSLNPFGYRRSGSRRYPMDLKVDVDRFHLTFRCHIWPGGSNMPEFRLSDSPANHQGLYIYRRDRLIQAGGEWGGITTVDKKLQLARVEVDFDDEAAHLLRMNPEKSRAVFGPEFTHLAEAARADDGTSFVAYLEDVRLATRRAGRRNTERRQEMIPPGEGLPDSVREIVEDETDPREQSDSVRILWKTFAADDSRLFEVDRDQETLWLNDRYHAADGNEQVLKTALYLLTEELFQGERIGPRARERMALWQAALTAAAGCKVAREPAAKREAHTPENAQRTAHTDAALGNTLGTGGECSPTVGGTTG; encoded by the coding sequence ATGACCACCGGCGGCGTCCGACTCGGCTCCGGTGTCGACGCCCGACGGGCGCAGGTCCTCCTTGATGACCTGCGGAACCACTTGGAGGACGGAGAGCGGGTCGTTCTAGTGGTACGTGCGGAAAGACTCCGGTTGTCGCTGTCCCAGCTGGCCGTCACGAACAGGCGGATCCTCGGACTGGCGGCCGGAAGGCTCCGACGCGGCGGCCCGGTTCGGCAGGCAGAACTGAGCCGCGTGGTGGAGGCCGACATCCGCAAGGTGGGTTTCGCCAGCCCGAACACGCTCATTGCAAGACTGGACGATGGATCGGAGGTCGATTTCGGCGACATCTCCCCTGCTGACCAGAACGACCTCGTACTGTCGACGCTCCAGGAGCAACGCAGAGCACTTCCGCCCCCACCGGCGCCAGCCGCGACCAGCCCGGAGCCGCCCACGGCCGGAACACCGGTCGCGCCCGGTCGCCCGGTCGCTCCGCAAACGCTTCCCCACGCCGTCCAGCCCGCCCCCACGCGGAAGCCTGCCGGCTGGGGGGACGACATCCCAACCAGCAGCAAGGTCAAGCTTCCCCCTGATCCCGAAGCCCTGCAGAGCCTAGGACGCAACCACTCGTTGGCGACGGCACTGGCCGATCTCGTCGACAACTCCGTGGACGCGGGGGCGTCCCAGGTGGTCATCCGTTTCGTCCGCAGACTGGGCGCCCTGCGAACGCTCTGCGTTGCCGACAACGGCCGCGGCATCACTCCCGACATGATCGACACCGCGATGACCATCGGCGGGCGCCGCGAGTACGGTCCCCGCGACCTGGGCCACTTCGGCTTGGGGCTCAAGGCCGCATCTCTCAGCCAGGCCCGTCGCCTCACCGTGCTGTCCCGCGCGCAGGGCCACGCACCCGTAGGCCGGAGCTGGACACCGGACGACGGCCGTAACGGCTTCTTGGTCGACGTCGTCCCCGAGGAATTCGCCGAGCGTGAACTCGCATCCGAGCCAGGGCCGTCATCATCTGGCCACGGCACGATCGTCCGTTGGGACCATGTCACGGGGTTCCCCGCGACCAGCGACCCGCGACGGGTTGAGGAGTTCCTCTCCACAGCGGTTTCCGAAGTGGCGCGCCACCTCGGGCTGGTCTTCCACCGGCTGCTGGAGGCCGGGCGCATCGATATCCAGATCGAAGTGGCGGACGTGGGCGACGACGCCCCGGCTGCACGGTTCGAAGTGAACTCGCTGAACCCCTTCGGCTACCGCCGTTCGGGAAGTCGGCGCTACCCAATGGACCTCAAGGTCGACGTGGACAGGTTCCACCTGACGTTCCGCTGTCACATCTGGCCCGGTGGGTCCAACATGCCCGAGTTCCGGCTGTCCGACAGCCCGGCCAACCACCAAGGGCTGTACATCTACCGCCGAGACCGTCTCATCCAGGCCGGTGGTGAATGGGGCGGCATCACCACCGTCGACAAGAAGCTCCAACTGGCGCGGGTGGAAGTAGATTTCGACGACGAGGCCGCCCACCTACTGCGTATGAACCCGGAGAAGTCAAGAGCCGTCTTCGGCCCCGAGTTCACCCACTTGGCCGAGGCTGCAAGAGCCGACGACGGAACGAGCTTCGTCGCCTATCTCGAAGACGTCCGACTGGCCACCCGTCGCGCAGGCAGACGCAACACCGAGCGCCGGCAGGAGATGATCCCGCCGGGCGAAGGCCTCCCGGATTCGGTGCGCGAGATCGTGGAGGACGAAACCGATCCGCGCGAGCAGAGCGACTCCGTCCGCATCCTGTGGAAAACTTTCGCCGCGGACGACAGTCGTCTCTTCGAGGTCGACCGTGACCAGGAAACCCTGTGGCTCAATGATCGCTACCACGCTGCCGACGGGAACGAGCAGGTTCTCAAGACGGCCCTCTACCTGTTGACGGAGGAACTCTTCCAGGGGGAGCGCATCGGCCCACGCGCCCGGGAACGCATGGCTTTGTGGCAGGCAGCCCTCACCGCAGCAGCCGGTTGCAAAGTCGCCAGGGAGCCGGCCGCCAAGAGGGAGGCACATACACCCGAGAACGCTCAGCGAACCGCGCACACCGATGCCGCCCTTGGGAACACCCTGGGGACGGGTGGCGAATGCTCACCGACCGTGGGGGGAACAACGGGCTGA